From Hippoglossus stenolepis isolate QCI-W04-F060 chromosome 19, HSTE1.2, whole genome shotgun sequence, the proteins below share one genomic window:
- the LOC118098941 gene encoding band 4.1-like protein 3 isoform X6 produces MTTEPGEPQEAQPKEAEFFPEAASHSTPKQGAEGGATQIQTDDLSIPLSPSGRVARSPGRNTLSFRTMQAKVTLLDGSLFTCTVEKRSRGYHLFEKICEHVNLLERDYFCLSFRDADNNKNWLDPAKEMKKQVRGVPWNFSFNVKFYPPDPAQLSEDITRYFLCLQLRQDIVSGRLPCSFATHTVLGSYTVQSELGDYDPDDCGSNYVSELCFAPNQTKEMEEKIIELHKTLRGMTPAEAEMNFVENVKKLSMYGVDLHHARDSEGVAIMLGVCSSGLLVYRDRLRINRFSWPKILKISYKRNNFYIKIRPGEFDQFESTIGFKLFNHRAAKRLWKVCVEHHSFFRLVSPEEPPKKFLSLGSKFRYSGRTQIQSRRASAQISRPAPNFPRCVSKRNLLSRSLDGGSRTTPTPSLIGSPAITAFPKANGGTHTDMGTGLYAASKSIAVSDLITMVTPERRTEEREVEQEDEVLVVEEVVQDMMEEEEETRATDISPPTPHKQETKTELTDTMDGDLTATESDQDEDLKTQETLSPEDVQKPQSTISALRRSFLEGGGAGGVTEWERRLAASPLRRIDDAPMIEPLEPDEPLPLDSSSSEPIPTFDEMSPELNALLKAARDQETFREHNLLKTSEKVETLLLMTQSHDQDQPLVDQEIPVMRKTLTYEAPGSRVESDLPAGRILSSQTFTAETSHTSTTTHITKTVKGGISETRIEKRIVISGDTEIDPDEALAAALSEARRQHPELSVTRVVVHKETEVSPDHVID; encoded by the exons ATGACGACAGAGCCAGGTGAGCCACAGGAGGCCCAGCCCAAAGAGGCAGAGTTCTTTCCTGAAGCCGCCTCCCACTCCACACCGAAACAA gGGGCAGAGGGCGGGGCGACCCAGATCCAGACGGACGACTTGAGCATTCCCCTGTCGCCAAGCGGTCGCGTTGCTCGTTCTCCAGGTAGAAACACGCTGAGCTTCAGGACGATGCAGGCGAAGGTCACTCTGCTGGACGGCTCGCTGTTCACCTGCACtgtggag AAACGATCTCGTGGTTATCATCTGTTTGAGAAGATTTGTGAACACGTCAACTTGCTGGAGAGAGActacttctgtctgtccttcagAGACGCAGACAACAACAAG AACTGGTTGGATCCAGCgaaagagatgaagaagcaGGTCAGAG GTGTTCCCTGGAACTTCTCCTTTAATGTGAAATTTTACCCTCCTGACCCCGCCCAGCTGTCTGAGGACATCACCAG gtaCTTCCTGTGTCTCCAGCTCAGACAGGACATCGTCTCTGGTCGTCTTCCTTGTTCGTTTGCGACTCACACTGTTCTTGGTTCCTACACCGTCCAATCAGAGCTCGGAGATTACGACCCCG aTGACTGTGGATCTAACTACGTCAGTGAACTTTGTTTTGCTCCAAATCAAACTAAAGAAATGGAAGAAAAGATCATTGAGCTGCACAAAACTCTCAG agGGATGACACCAGCTGAAGCTGAAATGAACTTCGTGGAAAACGTCAAGAAACTTTCAATGTACGGAGTTGACCTTCATCACGCGAgg gactcGGAGGGCGTGGCCATCATGCTGGGCGTGTGCAGTAGCGGCCTGCTCGTCTACAGAGACCGACTGAGGATCAACAGATTCTCGTGGCCGAAGATTCTGAAGATTTCTTACAAAAGAAACAACTTTTACATTAAGATCCGACCTGGAGAG ttTGACCAGTTTGAGTCCACGATTGGTTTTAAGCTTTTTAACCACAGAGCAGCAAAGAGACTGTGGAAAGTCTGTGTGGAGCATCACTCCTTCTTCAG gttgGTGTCTCCAGAGGAACCTCCTAAGAAATTTCTGTCTCTGGGTTCAAAGTTTCGTTACAGTGGTCGGACTCAGATTCAGAGTCGCAGAGCCAGCGCTCAGATCTCCAGACCTGCACCGAATTTCCCACGATGTGTCAGCAAGAGGAACTTGTTGAGCCGCAGCCTGGACGGAG GCTCGAGGACCACGCCCACAccctctctgattggctctcCAGCCATCACAGCTTTCCCCAAAGCCAACGGTGGTACACACACAG atatgGGTACAGGATTGTATGCAGCATCTAAATCCATAGCTGTCAGTGacctcatcaccatggtaacacctgagaggaggacagaggagagggaggtggagcaag AAGACGAGGTGCtcgtggtggaggaggtggtgcaAGAcatgatggaggaagaggaggagacaagagCGACGGACATTTCTCCTCCTACTCCTCACAAACAGGAAACCAAG aCGGAGTTGACTGACACTATGGACGGAGACCTGACGGCCACTGAG TCTGATCAGGATGAAGATTTGAAAACTCAg GAGACATTGAGTCCTGAAGATGTCCAGAAACCTCAGAGCACCATCAGCGCGCTCAGGCGCTCCTTCTTAGAGGGAGGGGGAGCCGGGGGGGTGACTGAGTGGGAGAGACGTCTCGCTGCGTCGCCGCTCCGAAGAATCGACGACGCTCCGATGATCGAACCCCTGGAGCCAGACGAG cCCCTCCCACTGGACAGCAGCTCCTCAGAG ccTATACCTACATTTGATGAAATGTCTCCTGAACTAAATGCTCTGCTGAAGGCGGCCAGAGATCAAGAAACCTTTAGAGAACACAACCTGCTGA agacgtcggagaaagtggagacactCCTCTTGATGACACAATCACATGACCAGGACCAGCCATTGGTGGACCAG GAGATCCCAGTAATGAGGAAGACTCTCACGTATGAAGCTCCAGGG AGCCGAGTGGAGTCTGATCTTCCTGCAGGACGAATTCTGAGCTCGCAGACGTTCACCGCAGAGACGTCtcacaccagcaccaccacacaCATCACCAAG acAGTAAAAGGAGGAATTTCAGAAACAAGAATCGAGAAAAGAATCGTTATTTCTGGAGACACAGAAATCGACCCCGACGAG GCCCTGGCTGCAGCGCTAAGTGAAGCACGGCGGCAGCATCCTGAGCTGTCCGTCACACGAGTCGTCGTCCATAAAGAAACTGAAGTGTCTCCTGATCATGTGATTGATTAA
- the LOC118098941 gene encoding band 4.1-like protein 3 isoform X7: protein MTTEPGEPQEAQPKEAEFFPEAASHSTPKQGAEGGATQIQTDDLSIPLSPSGRVARSPGRNTLSFRTMQAKVTLLDGSLFTCTVEKRSRGYHLFEKICEHVNLLERDYFCLSFRDADNNKNWLDPAKEMKKQVRGVPWNFSFNVKFYPPDPAQLSEDITRYFLCLQLRQDIVSGRLPCSFATHTVLGSYTVQSELGDYDPDDCGSNYVSELCFAPNQTKEMEEKIIELHKTLRGMTPAEAEMNFVENVKKLSMYGVDLHHARDSEGVAIMLGVCSSGLLVYRDRLRINRFSWPKILKISYKRNNFYIKIRPGEFDQFESTIGFKLFNHRAAKRLWKVCVEHHSFFRLVSPEEPPKKFLSLGSKFRYSGRTQIQSRRASAQISRPAPNFPRCVSKRNLLSRSLDGGSRTTPTPSLIGSPAITAFPKANGGTHTDMGTGLYAASKSIAVSDLITMVTPERRTEEREVEQEDEVLVVEEVVQDMMEEEEETRATDISPPTPHKQETKTELTDTMDGDLTATESDQDEDLKTQETLSPEDVQKPQSTISALRRSFLEGGGAGGVTEWERRLAASPLRRIDDAPMIEPLEPDEPIPTFDEMSPELNALLKAARDQETFREHNLLKTSEKVETLLLMTQSHDQDQPLVDQEIPVMRKTLTYEAPGSRVESDLPAGRILSSQTFTAETSHTSTTTHITKTVKGGISETRIEKRIVISGDTEIDPDEALAAALSEARRQHPELSVTRVVVHKETEVSPDHVID from the exons ATGACGACAGAGCCAGGTGAGCCACAGGAGGCCCAGCCCAAAGAGGCAGAGTTCTTTCCTGAAGCCGCCTCCCACTCCACACCGAAACAA gGGGCAGAGGGCGGGGCGACCCAGATCCAGACGGACGACTTGAGCATTCCCCTGTCGCCAAGCGGTCGCGTTGCTCGTTCTCCAGGTAGAAACACGCTGAGCTTCAGGACGATGCAGGCGAAGGTCACTCTGCTGGACGGCTCGCTGTTCACCTGCACtgtggag AAACGATCTCGTGGTTATCATCTGTTTGAGAAGATTTGTGAACACGTCAACTTGCTGGAGAGAGActacttctgtctgtccttcagAGACGCAGACAACAACAAG AACTGGTTGGATCCAGCgaaagagatgaagaagcaGGTCAGAG GTGTTCCCTGGAACTTCTCCTTTAATGTGAAATTTTACCCTCCTGACCCCGCCCAGCTGTCTGAGGACATCACCAG gtaCTTCCTGTGTCTCCAGCTCAGACAGGACATCGTCTCTGGTCGTCTTCCTTGTTCGTTTGCGACTCACACTGTTCTTGGTTCCTACACCGTCCAATCAGAGCTCGGAGATTACGACCCCG aTGACTGTGGATCTAACTACGTCAGTGAACTTTGTTTTGCTCCAAATCAAACTAAAGAAATGGAAGAAAAGATCATTGAGCTGCACAAAACTCTCAG agGGATGACACCAGCTGAAGCTGAAATGAACTTCGTGGAAAACGTCAAGAAACTTTCAATGTACGGAGTTGACCTTCATCACGCGAgg gactcGGAGGGCGTGGCCATCATGCTGGGCGTGTGCAGTAGCGGCCTGCTCGTCTACAGAGACCGACTGAGGATCAACAGATTCTCGTGGCCGAAGATTCTGAAGATTTCTTACAAAAGAAACAACTTTTACATTAAGATCCGACCTGGAGAG ttTGACCAGTTTGAGTCCACGATTGGTTTTAAGCTTTTTAACCACAGAGCAGCAAAGAGACTGTGGAAAGTCTGTGTGGAGCATCACTCCTTCTTCAG gttgGTGTCTCCAGAGGAACCTCCTAAGAAATTTCTGTCTCTGGGTTCAAAGTTTCGTTACAGTGGTCGGACTCAGATTCAGAGTCGCAGAGCCAGCGCTCAGATCTCCAGACCTGCACCGAATTTCCCACGATGTGTCAGCAAGAGGAACTTGTTGAGCCGCAGCCTGGACGGAG GCTCGAGGACCACGCCCACAccctctctgattggctctcCAGCCATCACAGCTTTCCCCAAAGCCAACGGTGGTACACACACAG atatgGGTACAGGATTGTATGCAGCATCTAAATCCATAGCTGTCAGTGacctcatcaccatggtaacacctgagaggaggacagaggagagggaggtggagcaag AAGACGAGGTGCtcgtggtggaggaggtggtgcaAGAcatgatggaggaagaggaggagacaagagCGACGGACATTTCTCCTCCTACTCCTCACAAACAGGAAACCAAG aCGGAGTTGACTGACACTATGGACGGAGACCTGACGGCCACTGAG TCTGATCAGGATGAAGATTTGAAAACTCAg GAGACATTGAGTCCTGAAGATGTCCAGAAACCTCAGAGCACCATCAGCGCGCTCAGGCGCTCCTTCTTAGAGGGAGGGGGAGCCGGGGGGGTGACTGAGTGGGAGAGACGTCTCGCTGCGTCGCCGCTCCGAAGAATCGACGACGCTCCGATGATCGAACCCCTGGAGCCAGACGAG ccTATACCTACATTTGATGAAATGTCTCCTGAACTAAATGCTCTGCTGAAGGCGGCCAGAGATCAAGAAACCTTTAGAGAACACAACCTGCTGA agacgtcggagaaagtggagacactCCTCTTGATGACACAATCACATGACCAGGACCAGCCATTGGTGGACCAG GAGATCCCAGTAATGAGGAAGACTCTCACGTATGAAGCTCCAGGG AGCCGAGTGGAGTCTGATCTTCCTGCAGGACGAATTCTGAGCTCGCAGACGTTCACCGCAGAGACGTCtcacaccagcaccaccacacaCATCACCAAG acAGTAAAAGGAGGAATTTCAGAAACAAGAATCGAGAAAAGAATCGTTATTTCTGGAGACACAGAAATCGACCCCGACGAG GCCCTGGCTGCAGCGCTAAGTGAAGCACGGCGGCAGCATCCTGAGCTGTCCGTCACACGAGTCGTCGTCCATAAAGAAACTGAAGTGTCTCCTGATCATGTGATTGATTAA
- the LOC118098941 gene encoding protein 4.1 isoform X5 has product MTTEPGEPQEAQPKEAEFFPEAASHSTPKQGAEGGATQIQTDDLSIPLSPSGRVARSPGRNTLSFRTMQAKVTLLDGSLFTCTVEKRSRGYHLFEKICEHVNLLERDYFCLSFRDADNNKNWLDPAKEMKKQVRGVPWNFSFNVKFYPPDPAQLSEDITRYFLCLQLRQDIVSGRLPCSFATHTVLGSYTVQSELGDYDPDDCGSNYVSELCFAPNQTKEMEEKIIELHKTLRGMTPAEAEMNFVENVKKLSMYGVDLHHARDSEGVAIMLGVCSSGLLVYRDRLRINRFSWPKILKISYKRNNFYIKIRPGEFDQFESTIGFKLFNHRAAKRLWKVCVEHHSFFRLVSPEEPPKKFLSLGSKFRYSGRTQIQSRRASAQISRPAPNFPRCVSKRNLLSRSLDGGSRTTPTPSLIGSPAITAFPKANGGTHTDMGTGLYAASKSIAVSDLITMVTPERRTEEREVEQEDEVLVVEEVVQDMMEEEEETRATDISPPTPHKQETKTELTDTMDGDLTATESDQDEDLKTQETLSPEDVQKPQSTISALRRSFLEGGGAGGVTEWERRLAASPLRRIDDAPMIEPLEPDEPLPLDSSSSEEGGVITNQQSPQPIKEKSYTVGRSYDTTSGRTVTMTSKDNSSDVAMTPSIEMDRHVRVIPLSTADDVITGGSLTTICEPIPTFDEMSPELNALLKAARDQETFREHNLLKTSEKVETLLLMTQSHDQDQPLVDQEIPVMRKTLTYEAPGSRVESDLPAGRILSSQTFTAETSHTSTTTHITKTVKGGISETRIEKRIVISGDTEIDPDEALAAALSEARRQHPELSVTRVVVHKETEVSPDHVID; this is encoded by the exons ATGACGACAGAGCCAGGTGAGCCACAGGAGGCCCAGCCCAAAGAGGCAGAGTTCTTTCCTGAAGCCGCCTCCCACTCCACACCGAAACAA gGGGCAGAGGGCGGGGCGACCCAGATCCAGACGGACGACTTGAGCATTCCCCTGTCGCCAAGCGGTCGCGTTGCTCGTTCTCCAGGTAGAAACACGCTGAGCTTCAGGACGATGCAGGCGAAGGTCACTCTGCTGGACGGCTCGCTGTTCACCTGCACtgtggag AAACGATCTCGTGGTTATCATCTGTTTGAGAAGATTTGTGAACACGTCAACTTGCTGGAGAGAGActacttctgtctgtccttcagAGACGCAGACAACAACAAG AACTGGTTGGATCCAGCgaaagagatgaagaagcaGGTCAGAG GTGTTCCCTGGAACTTCTCCTTTAATGTGAAATTTTACCCTCCTGACCCCGCCCAGCTGTCTGAGGACATCACCAG gtaCTTCCTGTGTCTCCAGCTCAGACAGGACATCGTCTCTGGTCGTCTTCCTTGTTCGTTTGCGACTCACACTGTTCTTGGTTCCTACACCGTCCAATCAGAGCTCGGAGATTACGACCCCG aTGACTGTGGATCTAACTACGTCAGTGAACTTTGTTTTGCTCCAAATCAAACTAAAGAAATGGAAGAAAAGATCATTGAGCTGCACAAAACTCTCAG agGGATGACACCAGCTGAAGCTGAAATGAACTTCGTGGAAAACGTCAAGAAACTTTCAATGTACGGAGTTGACCTTCATCACGCGAgg gactcGGAGGGCGTGGCCATCATGCTGGGCGTGTGCAGTAGCGGCCTGCTCGTCTACAGAGACCGACTGAGGATCAACAGATTCTCGTGGCCGAAGATTCTGAAGATTTCTTACAAAAGAAACAACTTTTACATTAAGATCCGACCTGGAGAG ttTGACCAGTTTGAGTCCACGATTGGTTTTAAGCTTTTTAACCACAGAGCAGCAAAGAGACTGTGGAAAGTCTGTGTGGAGCATCACTCCTTCTTCAG gttgGTGTCTCCAGAGGAACCTCCTAAGAAATTTCTGTCTCTGGGTTCAAAGTTTCGTTACAGTGGTCGGACTCAGATTCAGAGTCGCAGAGCCAGCGCTCAGATCTCCAGACCTGCACCGAATTTCCCACGATGTGTCAGCAAGAGGAACTTGTTGAGCCGCAGCCTGGACGGAG GCTCGAGGACCACGCCCACAccctctctgattggctctcCAGCCATCACAGCTTTCCCCAAAGCCAACGGTGGTACACACACAG atatgGGTACAGGATTGTATGCAGCATCTAAATCCATAGCTGTCAGTGacctcatcaccatggtaacacctgagaggaggacagaggagagggaggtggagcaag AAGACGAGGTGCtcgtggtggaggaggtggtgcaAGAcatgatggaggaagaggaggagacaagagCGACGGACATTTCTCCTCCTACTCCTCACAAACAGGAAACCAAG aCGGAGTTGACTGACACTATGGACGGAGACCTGACGGCCACTGAG TCTGATCAGGATGAAGATTTGAAAACTCAg GAGACATTGAGTCCTGAAGATGTCCAGAAACCTCAGAGCACCATCAGCGCGCTCAGGCGCTCCTTCTTAGAGGGAGGGGGAGCCGGGGGGGTGACTGAGTGGGAGAGACGTCTCGCTGCGTCGCCGCTCCGAAGAATCGACGACGCTCCGATGATCGAACCCCTGGAGCCAGACGAG cCCCTCCCACTGGACAGCAGCTCCTCAGAG GAGGGCGGGGTCATAACAAACCAACAATCCCCTCAGCCAATCAAAGAGAAGAGTTACACTGTGGGGCGGAGCTACGACACCACCTCGGGCAGGACTGTCACCATGACATCTAAGGATAATAGCTCTGATGTTGCCATGACACCGAGCATTGAGATGGACAGGCACGTCCGAGTCATTCCACTTTCCactgctgatgatgtcatcacaggGGGGTCGCTGACGACCATTTGTGAG ccTATACCTACATTTGATGAAATGTCTCCTGAACTAAATGCTCTGCTGAAGGCGGCCAGAGATCAAGAAACCTTTAGAGAACACAACCTGCTGA agacgtcggagaaagtggagacactCCTCTTGATGACACAATCACATGACCAGGACCAGCCATTGGTGGACCAG GAGATCCCAGTAATGAGGAAGACTCTCACGTATGAAGCTCCAGGG AGCCGAGTGGAGTCTGATCTTCCTGCAGGACGAATTCTGAGCTCGCAGACGTTCACCGCAGAGACGTCtcacaccagcaccaccacacaCATCACCAAG acAGTAAAAGGAGGAATTTCAGAAACAAGAATCGAGAAAAGAATCGTTATTTCTGGAGACACAGAAATCGACCCCGACGAG GCCCTGGCTGCAGCGCTAAGTGAAGCACGGCGGCAGCATCCTGAGCTGTCCGTCACACGAGTCGTCGTCCATAAAGAAACTGAAGTGTCTCCTGATCATGTGATTGATTAA